A region from the Aegilops tauschii subsp. strangulata cultivar AL8/78 chromosome 5, Aet v6.0, whole genome shotgun sequence genome encodes:
- the LOC109734974 gene encoding DIMBOA UDP-glucosyltransferase BX8 — MATQEIEKAPHAVRRRVVLFPLPFQGHLSPMLQLAELLRARGLAVTVLHTDFNAPDPARHPELAFVSIHEALPHEATSPDADIVAQLLALNSGCEAPFREALASLLLLREDVACVVVDGQWYAALGAAGALGVPVLALRTDSAATFGSLLAFPRLRDAGYVPIKEEERRDDELVPELEPLRVRDLIRIDGSDVDALRGFIARVADAVRASASGVLLNSFDAIEAPELARIEKELSCPAFAVGPLHRMCPGPAPAEHGLHVPDRRCLAWLDAHPPRSVLYVSLGSVARVDRGVFEEMAWGLAGSGVPFLWVVRPGSVRGGGADELPNGLDEGFRSRGKVVAWAPQLEVLAHEAVGAFWTHCGWNSTLEGVCAGVPMLAQPCFADQTVNARYVTHRWGVGLEVGDVIDRARVAARVRMVMAGEEGDRARERARQLKLQADQCVAASFALDNLVQYVLSL; from the exons ATGGCGACGCAAGAAATAGAAAAGGCACCCCACGCCGTCCGCCGCCGGGTCGTCTTGTTCCCGCTGCCGTTCCAGGGCCACCTCAGCCCCATGCTCCAGCTAGCCGAGCTCCTCCGCGCCCGCGGCCTGGCCGTCACCGTCCTCCACACCGACTTCAACGCGCCCGACCCCGCGCGCCATCCGGAGCTCGCCTTCGTCTCGATCCACGAGGCGCTCCCGCACGAGGCCACCTCCCCCGACGCCGACATCGTCGCGCAGCTCCTGGCCCTCAACAGCGGTTGCGAGGCGCCGTTCCGGGAGGCCCTGGcatcgctgctgctgctgcgcgAGGACGTCGCCTGCGTGGTCGTCGACGGGCAGTGGTACGCGGCGCTGGGGGCGGCGGGCGCGCTCGGCGTCCCCGTGCTCGCGCTCCGGACGGACAGCGCCGCCACGTTCGGCAGCTTGCTTGCGTTCCCTCGCCTGCGCGACGCCGGCTACGTCCCGATCAAAG AAGAGGAGCGACGGGACGACGAGCTCGTGCCGGAGCTGGAGCCGCTCCGCGTGCGCGACCTCATCCGCATCGACGGCAGCGACGTGGACGCGCTGCGCGGCTTCATCGCCCGCGTCGCCGACGCCGTGCGGGCCTCCGCGTCAGGGGTTCTTCTCAACTCGTTCGACGCCATCGAGGCGCCGGAGCTGGCCAGGATAGAGAAAGAGCTGTCCTGTCCAGCCTTCGCGGTCGGCCCTCTGCACAGGATGTGCCCAGGGCCGGCGCCGGCGGAGCACGGCCTGCACGTGCCAGACCGCCGCTGCCTGGCGTGGCTGGACGCGCACCCGCCGCGCTCCGTGCTGTACGTGAGCCTGGGGAGCGTCGCTCGCGTCGACCGCGGCGTGTTCGAGGAAATGGCGTGGGGACTGGCGGGCAGCGGCGTGCCGTTCCTGTGGGTCGTCCGGCCCGGCTCcgtccgcggcggcggcgccgacGAACTACCCAACGGGCTCGACGAGGGATTCAGGAGCAGGGGGAAGGTGGTGGCATGGGCGCCACAACTGGAGGTTCTGGCCCACGAGGCCGTCGGCGCATTCTGGACGCATTGCGGCTGGAACTCGACGCTGGAGGGCGTGTGCGCCGGCGTGCCGATGCTCGCGCAGCCGTGCTTCGCGGACCAGACGGTGAACGCGAGGTACGTGACGCACCGGTGGGGCGTCGGGCTGGAGGTGGGGGACGTGATCGACAGGGCCAGGGTCGCGGCGAGGGTGAGGATGGTGATGGCCGGGGAAGAAGGGGAtcgggcgagggagagggcgcgTCAGCTCAAGCTGCAAGCAGACCAGTGTGTGGCTGCTAGTTTCGCCCTCGACAATCTCGTGCAGTACGTGCTGTCACTGTGA